The following are encoded in a window of Deinococcus budaensis genomic DNA:
- the argH gene encoding argininosuccinate lyase, translating to MTQSQQESKLWGGRFAEATDGLVELFNASVPFDQRLAEQDIRGSLAHVAMLGQVGILTPEEVAQIREGLQGILADVRAGAFEWRLDREDVHMNVEAALRDRIGPVAGKLHTARSRNDQVAVDFRLFTKEAALDLADKARALRAVMVAEAEKHLTSDRGEAVILPGYTHLQVAQPILLSHWFMAYAAMLERDEGRFRDAAERMDESPLGSSALAGTPWPIDRHATAGALGFARPTANSLDGVGSRDFALEFLSAAAILGAHLSRLSEELILYSTFEFGFLTLPDSHTTGSSIMPQKKNPDVAELARGKAGRLFGNLMGLLTVVKGTPLAYNKDLQEDKEGVFDSYDTLSSVLRLFADMLPRSVWHADVTKAAAARGFSTATDLADFLAREGVPFREAHEVVGGLVGLASRSGRQLWELGDGELRAAHPLLSAEVARSLTVEESVKSRQSFGGTAPDRVREAVAAAKAALS from the coding sequence ATGACTCAATCTCAACAAGAATCCAAACTCTGGGGCGGCCGCTTCGCCGAAGCCACCGACGGCCTCGTCGAGCTGTTCAACGCCTCCGTGCCTTTCGACCAGCGCCTCGCCGAGCAGGACATTCGCGGCTCGCTCGCGCACGTGGCGATGCTGGGGCAGGTGGGCATCCTGACCCCGGAGGAAGTCGCGCAGATTCGGGAGGGCTTGCAGGGCATCCTGGCCGATGTCCGCGCCGGGGCCTTCGAATGGCGGCTCGACCGCGAGGACGTTCACATGAACGTGGAAGCCGCCCTGCGCGACCGCATCGGCCCGGTGGCGGGGAAGCTGCACACGGCGAGGAGCCGCAACGATCAGGTGGCGGTCGACTTCCGCCTCTTCACCAAGGAGGCCGCGCTCGACCTCGCCGACAAGGCGCGGGCGTTGCGGGCGGTGATGGTGGCGGAGGCTGAAAAGCACCTGACCTCCGACAGGGGAGAGGCCGTGATCCTGCCTGGCTACACGCACCTTCAGGTGGCGCAGCCCATCCTTCTAAGCCACTGGTTCATGGCCTATGCCGCCATGCTGGAGCGCGACGAGGGCCGCTTCCGCGACGCCGCCGAGCGGATGGACGAGTCGCCGCTGGGGTCCTCCGCCCTGGCTGGAACGCCCTGGCCCATCGACCGCCATGCCACCGCCGGGGCGCTGGGCTTCGCGCGGCCCACCGCCAACTCACTCGACGGGGTGGGCAGCCGCGACTTTGCGCTGGAGTTCCTGTCGGCGGCGGCGATTCTGGGGGCGCACCTCTCGCGTCTCAGCGAAGAGCTGATCCTCTATTCCACCTTCGAGTTCGGCTTCCTGACGCTGCCGGATTCGCACACCACGGGCAGCTCCATCATGCCTCAGAAGAAAAACCCCGACGTGGCCGAACTCGCGCGGGGCAAGGCGGGGCGGCTCTTCGGCAACCTGATGGGCCTGCTGACCGTCGTGAAGGGCACGCCGCTCGCCTACAACAAAGACCTCCAGGAGGACAAGGAGGGCGTGTTCGACTCCTACGACACCCTCTCTAGCGTCCTGCGGCTCTTTGCCGACATGCTGCCCAGGTCCGTCTGGCACGCCGACGTGACGAAGGCGGCGGCGGCACGCGGCTTTTCCACCGCCACCGACCTCGCGGATTTCCTGGCCCGCGAGGGGGTGCCTTTCCGTGAGGCGCACGAGGTCGTGGGCGGGCTGGTCGGGCTGGCCTCGCGCTCGGGCCGTCAGCTGTGGGAACTGGGCGACGGGGAACTGCGGGCGGCCCATCCCCTTCTGAGCGCGGAGGTGGCCCGCTCGCTGACGGTGGAGGAGAGCGTGAAATCCCGCCAGAGCTTCGGTGGCACCGCGCCGGACCGGGTGCGCGAGGCGGTCGCGGCGGCAAAGGCGGCCCTCTCGTGA
- a CDS encoding HIT domain-containing protein — translation MKVTVTLDGTLLKKREAEWRQFLAQPEDNPLVPNAAGRLTGEGWTIQNELCVYSQLQPQDAEGLPYSGIIVTKRPCKTVFDLTPEEAAATHALLARVKAHLDATVQPDGYTVGWNVLPAGGQHIPHVHLHVIPRWTTDASAGAGLRYFLKEAARAVETAESV, via the coding sequence GTGAAGGTCACGGTGACTCTGGACGGCACCCTGCTGAAGAAGCGGGAGGCAGAGTGGCGGCAGTTCCTCGCGCAGCCGGAGGACAACCCCCTCGTCCCCAACGCCGCAGGCCGCCTGACCGGGGAGGGCTGGACGATCCAGAACGAGTTGTGTGTCTACAGCCAGCTTCAGCCCCAGGACGCCGAGGGGCTGCCCTACTCCGGCATCATCGTCACCAAACGCCCCTGCAAGACGGTCTTCGACCTTACCCCGGAGGAAGCCGCTGCCACCCACGCCCTGCTTGCCCGGGTCAAGGCGCACCTCGACGCCACCGTCCAGCCGGACGGCTACACGGTGGGCTGGAACGTTCTCCCCGCCGGGGGGCAGCACATCCCGCACGTTCACCTGCACGTCATTCCCCGCTGGACCACGGACGCCAGCGCGGGGGCGGGCCTTCGGTATTTCCTGAAGGAAGCTGCCCGCGCCGTCGAGACCGCCGAATCCGTCTGA
- a CDS encoding GNAT family N-acetyltransferase, whose product MTYIPAPLDTVHVKLRQATPADFPTITDLLTRCDLHTSSVTPDGSTYWIADLNGVPGGCIGLEHGEDASLIRSTAVLPEARSQGLGRALVASALTYASLRGDRTVYLFSQEAGDYWRRFGFVPVGADEIATALPDTPQVQSGLLKGWIEREQAWKRVLGGGGGA is encoded by the coding sequence ATGACCTACATCCCCGCGCCCCTCGACACGGTGCACGTCAAGCTGCGGCAGGCCACGCCCGCCGACTTTCCCACCATCACCGACCTGCTCACCCGCTGCGACCTGCACACCTCCAGCGTGACGCCAGACGGCAGCACCTACTGGATCGCCGACCTCAACGGCGTGCCGGGCGGATGCATCGGCCTGGAGCACGGCGAGGACGCGAGCCTGATCCGGTCCACCGCCGTCCTGCCGGAGGCCCGCTCGCAGGGGCTGGGACGGGCGCTCGTGGCCTCGGCGCTGACGTATGCCAGCCTTCGCGGGGACCGGACCGTGTACCTGTTCTCGCAGGAGGCGGGGGACTACTGGCGGCGCTTCGGGTTCGTGCCGGTAGGCGCCGACGAGATTGCTACCGCACTGCCGGACACGCCGCAGGTGCAAAGTGGCCTCCTGAAAGGTTGGATCGAGCGCGAGCAGGCCTGGAAGCGCGTGCTGGGTGGGGGAGGGGGGGCGTGA
- a CDS encoding GNAT family N-acetyltransferase, producing MTEQSVQIRLATPQDKDTVCRIFQEAGLETEAALAEGTTYWIMQRGGQPVGAIGLEHGNGASLLRGAAVLPSAQGQGLGRRLVMSAVEYARARGDQAIYLFSKKGDWQSFGFTQVPLAVVMSDVPDTPQIRAYRARSERPGGTTWMRPLDVKASQA from the coding sequence ATGACCGAGCAGAGCGTTCAGATTCGTCTCGCCACGCCCCAGGACAAGGACACCGTCTGCCGCATCTTTCAGGAGGCCGGGCTGGAAACCGAGGCCGCGCTGGCGGAAGGCACCACCTACTGGATCATGCAGCGCGGCGGCCAACCGGTCGGGGCCATCGGCCTGGAGCACGGGAACGGGGCCTCGCTGCTGCGCGGGGCGGCGGTGCTGCCCTCGGCGCAGGGGCAGGGGCTGGGGCGGCGGCTGGTCATGAGCGCCGTGGAGTACGCCCGGGCACGGGGCGATCAGGCGATCTACCTTTTCAGCAAGAAGGGCGACTGGCAGTCCTTCGGCTTCACGCAGGTGCCGCTCGCCGTAGTCATGAGCGACGTGCCCGACACCCCGCAAATTCGCGCCTACCGTGCCCGCAGCGAGCGCCCCGGCGGCACGACCTGGATGCGCCCGCTGGACGTGAAGGCCAGCCAAGCCTAA
- a CDS encoding N-acetyltransferase codes for MTFLALDSIAVPDIHPQAPLVTRKARLSDIEAIHELIGYWAARGQMLVRSRSLLAETIRDFHLVLAEAHEGKPGGLAGVCGLHLLAPDLAEVRGLAIHPHMQGRGLGKQLVEACEREARDIALPALFAWTYQQAFFEKCGFVRIDKTHLHPKVWSECQRCAFFENCNEIAMLRELT; via the coding sequence GTGACTTTCCTGGCCCTCGACTCCATCGCCGTTCCCGACATCCACCCGCAAGCGCCGCTGGTCACCCGCAAGGCGCGGCTCTCGGACATCGAGGCGATTCACGAGCTGATCGGCTACTGGGCGGCGCGTGGGCAGATGCTCGTGCGCTCCCGGTCGCTGCTCGCCGAGACCATCCGCGACTTCCACCTCGTGCTGGCCGAAGCCCACGAGGGGAAGCCCGGCGGGCTGGCGGGCGTATGCGGCCTACACCTCCTCGCGCCGGACCTCGCGGAGGTGCGGGGCCTCGCCATCCATCCTCACATGCAGGGGCGGGGGCTGGGCAAGCAGCTTGTCGAAGCTTGCGAGCGCGAGGCCCGCGACATCGCCCTCCCCGCCCTCTTCGCGTGGACGTACCAGCAGGCCTTTTTCGAGAAGTGCGGCTTCGTGCGCATCGACAAGACCCACCTGCACCCCAAGGTGTGGAGCGAGTGCCAGCGGTGCGCCTTTTTTGAGAACTGCAACGAGATCGCGATGCTCAGGGAACTGACGTGA
- the carA gene encoding glutamine-hydrolyzing carbamoyl-phosphate synthase small subunit, with the protein MIRKERAILALEDGTVYRGYAFGHRGETVGEVVFNTSMTGYQEIMTDPSYNGQIVTITYPHVGNYGVAIYDMESNKPYVRGFISREFSGEYSNHRAQQSLEAFMQQYGVVSIQGIDTRALVRRLRSGGVVKGVIAHRSYTHPEDPYGEFTPAEEAVYVGRAREHQDIDGHDMTKEVTTALPYAFPTLRHGKRVVLMDFGIKHTIIERLAEVGIEPIVVPAHTTPAQIMALQPHGLFLSNGPGDPAPLEYAHKTAWELMGLLPTFGICLGHQILGLAAGGKTFKMKFGHRGGNQPVKNLLTGNVEITSQNHGYAVDIESIPDGAFVATHVNLNDGTLEGMAHSRYPVFSVQYHPEASPGPHDSRYLFDRFIEEIDAFDGSDGSPVVKAVAGRLGV; encoded by the coding sequence ATGATCCGCAAAGAACGCGCGATTCTGGCGCTGGAAGACGGCACCGTGTACCGGGGCTACGCCTTCGGGCACCGGGGCGAGACGGTGGGCGAGGTGGTGTTCAACACCTCCATGACCGGGTACCAGGAGATCATGACCGATCCCTCGTACAACGGGCAGATCGTGACTATCACCTACCCGCACGTGGGCAACTACGGCGTGGCGATCTACGACATGGAAAGCAACAAGCCGTATGTGCGCGGCTTTATCTCGCGGGAGTTTTCCGGCGAGTATTCCAACCACCGGGCGCAGCAGTCGCTGGAAGCCTTTATGCAGCAGTACGGCGTCGTGTCCATCCAGGGCATCGACACGCGGGCGCTCGTGCGTCGGCTGCGGTCGGGCGGCGTGGTCAAGGGCGTGATCGCCCACCGCTCCTACACCCACCCGGAAGACCCCTACGGAGAGTTCACGCCCGCCGAGGAAGCCGTCTACGTGGGGCGGGCGCGGGAGCATCAGGACATCGACGGGCACGACATGACGAAGGAAGTCACGACCGCCCTGCCCTACGCCTTTCCCACCCTGCGGCACGGCAAGCGCGTGGTGCTGATGGATTTCGGAATCAAGCACACCATCATCGAGCGGCTGGCCGAGGTCGGGATCGAACCCATCGTGGTGCCCGCGCATACCACCCCGGCGCAGATCATGGCCTTGCAGCCCCACGGCCTCTTTCTGTCCAACGGTCCCGGCGACCCCGCGCCGCTGGAGTACGCGCACAAGACGGCCTGGGAGCTGATGGGCCTGCTGCCGACCTTCGGCATCTGCCTGGGCCACCAGATTCTGGGTCTCGCGGCGGGCGGCAAGACCTTCAAGATGAAGTTCGGGCACCGGGGCGGTAACCAGCCTGTCAAGAACCTGCTCACCGGGAATGTGGAGATCACCTCGCAGAACCACGGGTACGCGGTGGATATCGAGTCCATTCCCGACGGGGCCTTCGTCGCCACGCACGTCAACCTCAACGACGGCACGCTGGAGGGCATGGCGCACAGCCGCTACCCGGTCTTCTCGGTGCAGTACCACCCCGAAGCCTCGCCGGGGCCACACGACAGCCGTTACCTGTTTGACCGCTTTATTGAGGAGATTGACGCGTTTGACGGATCGGACGGCTCGCCCGTCGTGAAAGCGGTGGCGGGGCGGCTGGGGGTGTAG
- a CDS encoding uracil-DNA glycosylase, with protein MLRPPAGPPVQVVWFKKDLRVQDHAPLAEAATRGPVLPLYIYEPEQLHHEEFAGHHLTYLNDCLADLDGRLRALGTGLVVRRGEAVAVLEELSELVPIGSLWAHEETGNMVSYQRDRRVRAWARERGVPFVELPQTGVVRRLRDRDGWADTWEERMSAPVVPVPTALRGTDLPPGGLCTHAELGVPANDKTIPPGGEHVARATLESFLTVRGVNYIREMSSPLTAEESCSRLSAPLAFGTVSLREVLQATRQRLAAVKGDPDADERWVRSLRSFESRLHWHCHFIQRLESEPEMEFRNLNRAFDGLRPDVGDPGWNADLYDRWAHGQTGYPLVDACMRMLRETGWLNFRMRAMLVSFASQHLWLHWRPTGLFLARQWLDNEPGIHWSQMQMQSGTVGINRVRIYSPTRQAREQDPDGTFIRRWVPELADVPGDFLHAPWEWSGATRLNYPPPVVDEGKAGAAARARIYAARESAVFEAEARRVYHRHGSRKKAVLRAERVARGLPAKPVRPPKSTPRRKSPMTDQPDLFGTTPEAPKPLIPAGLPDSWREALHDEFAAPYFHALKDFLVEERRQHNVFPPAPDVFNALRYTPLEDVKVFILGQDPYHGPGQAHGLAFSVRPGVRPPPSLANIYKELQADVGFQPPRHGYLRHWAEQGVLMLNAVLTVRQGEPNSHAGKGWESFTDAVIRHVNAKESRVVFVLWGAYARKKAKLVTNPQHVIIESAHPSPLSVTKFMGTRPFSRVNAALEESGQTPIDWQLPMQAEQ; from the coding sequence ATGCTCCGCCCGCCCGCTGGCCCGCCCGTTCAAGTCGTGTGGTTCAAGAAGGACCTGCGGGTGCAGGACCACGCGCCGCTCGCGGAGGCGGCCACGCGGGGGCCGGTGCTGCCCCTCTACATCTACGAGCCGGAACAACTGCACCACGAGGAGTTCGCCGGGCATCACCTGACCTACCTGAATGACTGCCTGGCAGACCTGGACGGACGGCTGCGGGCGCTAGGGACGGGGCTGGTGGTGCGGCGGGGCGAGGCGGTCGCCGTGCTGGAGGAACTCTCCGAACTCGTCCCCATCGGCAGCCTGTGGGCGCACGAGGAAACGGGCAACATGGTCAGCTACCAGCGCGACCGCCGGGTGCGGGCCTGGGCGCGGGAACGGGGGGTGCCGTTCGTGGAGCTGCCGCAGACGGGCGTGGTGCGGAGGCTGCGTGACCGCGACGGCTGGGCGGACACCTGGGAGGAGCGGATGTCGGCCCCGGTCGTGCCTGTACCCACGGCGCTGCGGGGCACCGACCTCCCGCCCGGCGGCCTCTGCACCCACGCGGAGCTGGGCGTCCCCGCGAACGACAAGACCATCCCCCCCGGCGGCGAACACGTCGCCCGCGCCACGCTGGAGAGCTTCCTGACCGTGCGGGGCGTGAACTACATACGCGAGATGAGCAGCCCGCTGACCGCCGAGGAGAGTTGCTCGCGCCTCTCGGCCCCCCTCGCCTTCGGCACCGTGTCGCTGCGCGAGGTATTGCAGGCGACCCGGCAGCGGTTGGCGGCGGTCAAGGGCGACCCCGACGCCGATGAACGCTGGGTGCGCTCCCTGCGCTCCTTTGAAAGCCGCCTGCACTGGCACTGCCACTTCATCCAGCGGCTGGAATCCGAGCCGGAGATGGAGTTCCGCAACCTCAACCGCGCCTTTGACGGCCTGCGCCCGGACGTGGGCGACCCCGGCTGGAACGCGGACTTGTACGACCGCTGGGCGCACGGGCAGACGGGCTACCCCCTCGTGGACGCCTGCATGCGGATGCTGCGCGAGACGGGCTGGCTGAACTTCCGAATGCGGGCGATGCTCGTCTCCTTCGCCTCGCAGCATCTGTGGCTGCACTGGCGGCCGACGGGCCTCTTCCTGGCGCGGCAGTGGCTGGACAACGAACCCGGCATCCACTGGTCCCAGATGCAGATGCAGAGCGGCACGGTAGGCATCAACCGCGTCCGCATCTATTCCCCCACCCGGCAGGCCCGCGAGCAGGACCCGGACGGCACCTTCATCCGCCGCTGGGTGCCCGAACTCGCGGACGTGCCCGGCGACTTCCTGCACGCGCCCTGGGAGTGGAGCGGGGCGACCCGGCTGAATTACCCGCCGCCCGTCGTGGATGAAGGAAAGGCGGGGGCCGCCGCGCGGGCCAGAATCTATGCTGCGCGGGAAAGTGCCGTCTTTGAGGCCGAGGCCCGGCGCGTCTATCACCGGCACGGCAGCCGCAAGAAAGCGGTGTTGCGGGCCGAGCGCGTGGCGCGGGGTCTGCCTGCCAAACCCGTCCGGCCGCCCAAGTCCACCCCCCGGAGGAAGTCCCCCATGACCGACCAGCCCGACCTCTTCGGCACGACTCCCGAAGCCCCAAAGCCCCTGATTCCGGCGGGCCTGCCCGACTCGTGGCGCGAGGCCCTCCACGACGAGTTTGCCGCGCCGTACTTCCACGCGCTCAAGGACTTTCTAGTAGAGGAGCGCCGTCAGCACAACGTCTTCCCGCCCGCCCCCGACGTGTTCAACGCCCTGCGCTATACGCCGCTGGAGGACGTGAAGGTCTTCATCCTGGGGCAGGACCCCTACCACGGCCCCGGTCAGGCGCATGGGCTGGCCTTTTCCGTGCGGCCCGGCGTGCGCCCGCCCCCCAGCCTGGCGAACATCTACAAGGAGTTGCAGGCCGACGTGGGCTTCCAGCCGCCCCGCCACGGCTACCTGCGCCACTGGGCCGAACAGGGCGTGCTGATGCTCAATGCCGTGCTCACCGTGCGGCAGGGCGAACCCAACAGCCACGCGGGGAAGGGGTGGGAGAGTTTCACCGACGCGGTGATTCGCCACGTCAACGCGAAGGAGTCGCGGGTGGTCTTCGTGCTGTGGGGTGCTTATGCCCGCAAGAAGGCGAAGCTGGTCACCAACCCCCAGCACGTCATCATTGAATCCGCCCACCCCAGCCCCCTCAGCGTGACGAAGTTCATGGGAACGCGGCCCTTCTCGCGGGTGAATGCGGCGCTGGAGGAGTCCGGGCAGACGCCGATTGACTGGCAACTGCCGATGCAAGCCGAACAATGA
- a CDS encoding DNA topoisomerase IB: MTSRTTILQDEYLRREGEKPTEFRYFWPDGEEYRDPEGLARIAALAVPPAYTDVYVSPDPDAELQAFGRDAAGRLQYRYHPDFMQAGALKKWQRLARFAEALPTLRTVTAADLRLSGLPRRKVLAVMTRVLHVAHFRVGSDTYARAHKTHGLSTLRQRHVTVEGGAVHFRFKGKHSILQEKTVRDRTLATNMERLLALPGPWLFQSVEDDVRSRVRAHDLNAYLRDVIGPFTAKDFRTWGGTLVAAEFLAEAGAPESERQARKTLVECVKYVAADLGNTPAVTRGSYICPVIFDRYQEGKVLDDYEPRAGRTEADLEGLTRAEAALKRMLESEKTLRVRRPRRKLEEAA; the protein is encoded by the coding sequence ATGACGAGCCGCACCACCATCCTGCAAGACGAGTACCTCCGCCGGGAGGGGGAAAAGCCGACCGAGTTCCGCTACTTCTGGCCGGACGGGGAGGAGTACCGCGACCCCGAGGGGCTGGCCCGCATCGCGGCGCTGGCTGTGCCGCCTGCTTACACCGACGTGTACGTCTCGCCCGACCCCGACGCCGAGTTGCAGGCGTTCGGGCGTGACGCGGCGGGGCGGCTCCAGTACCGCTACCACCCCGACTTCATGCAGGCGGGGGCGCTGAAGAAGTGGCAACGGCTGGCGCGGTTCGCCGAGGCGCTGCCCACCCTCCGCACCGTCACCGCCGCCGACCTGCGCCTCTCCGGGCTGCCCCGGCGCAAGGTGCTCGCCGTGATGACGCGGGTGCTGCACGTCGCGCACTTCCGGGTGGGCAGCGACACCTACGCCCGCGCCCACAAGACGCACGGCCTCTCCACCCTGCGCCAGCGGCACGTGACGGTGGAAGGCGGGGCCGTGCACTTCCGCTTCAAGGGCAAGCACTCCATCCTTCAGGAAAAGACCGTGCGTGACCGCACCCTGGCGACGAACATGGAGCGTTTGCTCGCCCTGCCCGGCCCCTGGCTGTTTCAGAGCGTGGAGGATGACGTGCGGTCCCGCGTCCGCGCCCACGACCTGAACGCCTACCTGCGGGACGTGATCGGCCCCTTCACCGCCAAGGACTTCCGCACCTGGGGCGGGACGCTGGTGGCCGCCGAGTTCCTGGCGGAAGCCGGAGCGCCCGAGTCTGAGCGGCAGGCCCGCAAGACGCTGGTGGAGTGCGTGAAGTACGTCGCTGCTGACCTGGGCAACACGCCCGCCGTCACGCGCGGCAGCTACATCTGCCCTGTCATCTTCGACCGCTATCAGGAGGGCAAGGTGCTGGACGACTACGAGCCGCGTGCGGGCCGCACGGAGGCCGATCTGGAAGGCCTGACCCGCGCCGAGGCCGCGCTCAAGCGGATGCTGGAAAGTGAAAAGACGTTGCGGGTTCGCCGTCCCCGCCGCAAGCTGGAGGAAGCCGCGTGA
- a CDS encoding VOC family protein yields MHITRSAISLNVPDVRASAEFLKRHFGFTQEMEYEGVASLTREDAGFNLIFLQTGLSTFKPPQIAGSAGQGLLVVFVVDDIDGEYERLQAEGVPVVTPIETEPWGERYFQVSDPNGVILQLVQWVTPPEGAENA; encoded by the coding sequence ATGCACATCACCCGATCAGCCATCTCCCTCAACGTGCCGGACGTTCGTGCCTCCGCCGAGTTCCTGAAGCGGCACTTCGGTTTCACGCAGGAGATGGAATACGAAGGCGTCGCGTCCCTGACGCGCGAGGACGCGGGCTTCAACCTGATTTTCCTCCAGACGGGCCTGTCCACCTTCAAGCCGCCCCAGATCGCCGGGAGTGCCGGGCAGGGGCTGCTGGTGGTGTTCGTGGTGGACGATATAGACGGCGAGTACGAGCGGCTTCAGGCGGAGGGCGTCCCGGTGGTCACTCCCATTGAAACCGAGCCGTGGGGCGAGCGGTATTTTCAGGTTTCGGACCCCAACGGCGTGATCCTGCAACTGGTGCAGTGGGTCACGCCGCCGGAAGGTGCGGAGAACGCCTGA
- a CDS encoding alpha-hydroxy acid oxidase codes for MTTPNLPDAETPELDGTVNLADLEALGRSRLDRNALEYYASGANDELTLRENRAAFARLRLRPRMLVDVSNVDTRTEVLGLPLRSPVGIAPSAFHGLAHPEAEVATARAAASADSVMTLSTLSNTPIEEVAAVAGGRFWFQLYLYTDRALSAEIVRRAEEAGARALVLTVDAPFLGRREANERHRFALPPHLRVPNAGSRERLAQLESESGSQLVNYFQGLIDKTFTWGDLAWLRDQTSLPIVLKGLLTAEDARLAAEHGCHVWVSNHGGRQLDTAISSIEALPEIADEVGGEVEVYLDGGVTRGTDVVKALALGARAVFLGRPALWGLAAGGEAGVRRTLDLLHDEVRLALALCSKQNVGQVGRELVRV; via the coding sequence ATGACCACCCCCAACCTGCCGGACGCGGAGACGCCCGAACTGGACGGCACTGTCAACCTCGCGGACCTGGAGGCGCTGGGGCGCTCGCGGCTGGACCGCAACGCGCTGGAGTACTACGCGAGCGGCGCGAACGACGAGCTGACCCTGCGGGAGAACCGCGCCGCCTTTGCCCGGCTGCGGTTGCGGCCCCGCATGTTGGTGGACGTGTCGAACGTGGACACGCGGACCGAGGTGCTGGGGCTGCCCCTGCGCTCGCCGGTTGGCATCGCCCCCAGCGCTTTCCACGGCCTCGCGCACCCGGAGGCCGAGGTCGCCACCGCGCGGGCGGCAGCCTCGGCGGACAGTGTGATGACGCTCTCCACGCTGAGCAACACCCCGATTGAGGAGGTGGCGGCAGTGGCGGGCGGGCGGTTCTGGTTCCAGCTTTACCTCTACACCGACCGCGCCCTGAGTGCCGAGATCGTGCGCCGGGCGGAGGAGGCGGGGGCACGGGCGCTCGTGCTGACGGTGGACGCCCCCTTCCTGGGACGCCGCGAGGCGAACGAGCGGCACCGCTTCGCCCTGCCGCCCCACCTGCGGGTGCCCAACGCGGGAAGCCGGGAGCGGCTGGCGCAGCTAGAATCGGAGAGCGGCTCGCAGCTCGTGAACTACTTCCAGGGCCTGATCGACAAGACCTTCACCTGGGGGGACCTTGCGTGGCTGCGGGATCAGACCTCGCTGCCCATTGTGCTCAAGGGCCTCCTGACCGCCGAGGACGCCCGCCTCGCCGCCGAGCACGGCTGTCACGTCTGGGTGAGCAATCACGGCGGGCGGCAACTGGACACCGCCATCAGCTCCATCGAGGCCCTCCCCGAGATTGCGGATGAAGTGGGTGGAGAGGTTGAGGTCTATCTCGACGGCGGCGTGACGCGTGGCACCGACGTGGTGAAGGCGCTCGCGCTGGGGGCCAGGGCGGTCTTTCTGGGTCGCCCCGCCTTGTGGGGCCTCGCGGCGGGTGGGGAGGCGGGCGTGCGGCGAACGCTGGACCTGCTGCACGACGAGGTGCGGCTGGCGCTGGCGCTGTGCAGCAAGCAAAACGTCGGGCAGGTGGGGCGAGAGCTGGTGCGGGTGTAG
- a CDS encoding DUF427 domain-containing protein: MPRPQPIPPGPGQESVWDYPRPPRLERTARTIELWLGGEKIAETTGAYRVLETSHPPTYYLPREAFRPGVLSPAPGGSVCEWKGEASYWTLSAGDKVAESAGWSYERPTPAFAPIAGYVAVYAGRMDECRVDGVRVTPQPGGFYGGWITPDVVGPFKGEPGTWGW; encoded by the coding sequence ATGCCGCGCCCACAGCCCATTCCCCCCGGTCCCGGTCAGGAGAGCGTCTGGGACTATCCGCGCCCGCCCCGGCTGGAGCGCACCGCCCGGACCATTGAACTCTGGCTGGGCGGCGAGAAGATCGCCGAGACGACCGGGGCTTACCGGGTTCTGGAAACCAGCCATCCGCCCACCTACTACCTGCCCCGTGAAGCCTTCCGGCCCGGCGTGCTGTCCCCAGCCCCTGGCGGCAGCGTCTGCGAGTGGAAGGGCGAGGCCTCGTACTGGACCCTCTCAGCCGGTGACAAGGTGGCCGAGAGTGCGGGCTGGAGCTACGAGCGCCCCACGCCCGCCTTCGCGCCCATCGCCGGCTACGTCGCCGTCTACGCGGGCCGCATGGATGAATGCCGGGTGGACGGGGTGCGCGTGACCCCGCAGCCGGGCGGCTTCTACGGCGGCTGGATCACGCCCGACGTGGTGGGGCCGTTCAAGGGCGAGCCGGGCACCTGGGGTTGGTAG
- a CDS encoding nucleotidyltransferase domain-containing protein — protein MLHPDTLPLVQAFAQAGVTCWLIGGQAVEVLCGGNVRPHDDIDFLVREGDGARAVAVLEGLGFTHAHGSLAAGDVFYRRGDVLVDLVPIRDDVDPPRTVGELASIVWPAGIFTTYMVEWAGVRVPTLTPAGHRAMKGVVATFYGVELREKDRADLAALATLSQ, from the coding sequence GTGCTGCACCCCGACACCCTTCCCCTCGTCCAGGCGTTCGCGCAGGCGGGCGTCACCTGCTGGCTGATCGGCGGGCAGGCGGTGGAGGTGCTGTGCGGCGGCAACGTCCGGCCCCACGACGACATTGACTTTCTGGTGCGGGAGGGGGACGGAGCGCGGGCCGTCGCCGTGCTGGAGGGTCTCGGCTTCACCCACGCGCACGGCTCGCTTGCCGCCGGGGACGTGTTCTACCGCCGGGGAGATGTACTGGTGGACCTCGTGCCCATCCGGGACGACGTGGACCCGCCGCGCACGGTGGGCGAACTCGCCTCCATCGTCTGGCCCGCCGGAATCTTCACGACCTACATGGTGGAGTGGGCGGGGGTCCGTGTGCCCACCCTTACCCCCGCCGGGCACCGCGCGATGAAAGGCGTCGTGGCGACCTTCTATGGAGTGGAATTAAGAGAGAAGGACCGGGCCGACCTCGCCGCGCTTGCTACCCTCAGCCAATGA